The region GTTGATTTTAATGGTAACACCTTCTAATCCTAAAGCCGTAAAAACAGTATCATATAACTGCACCAACTCAACTTCCTGCCAAAGTGACTTAGACCCCACAACATCGGCATCACATTGAAAAAATTCTCTGTAACGGCCTTTTTGTGGACGATCTGCTCTCCAAACCGGCTGAATTTGATATCTTTTGAAAGGAAATTCAATTTCGTTTTGGTGCTGCACCACATATCTTGCAAAAGGCACAGTTAAATCATAACGTAATGCTTTTTCTGAAATTCTTCCTGTAAATTTATTCAGTTCAATTCTTTGCTCCAGGCTAATTGTTTCAGCAGAATTAGTTTGAAGTGCCTCCAAAGATTCCGGTAATTCAATTTTACTTTTATTGAAGAAAAAATTCCCTGAATTCAATATTTTAAAAATAAGACGATCTCCTTCTTCTCCATATTTTCCCATCAAAGTATCTGAATTTTCAAACGAAGGAGTTTCTATCGGCTGAAAGCCAAATTTTTCAAAATTAGTTCTTATCGTCTGAATAATATATTGACGTTTTGACACCTCTGCAGGTGAAAAATCTCTTGTTCCTTGTGGAATACTTGGTTTTGAAGCCATCTTCTTTATTTTAGATTGTTGATTTTAGATTTTAGATTCCTTGAAATCTTTTTTCTAAAATTCCTTAACATTATTTCTTTTTAACTTAAATCGCCTGCAAATATCTTACTTTTTAGAATAAATAATAGCACATCGAAAGCAAACTTGTAACAAAAAACGTATTTTCGTGACAAATTGGTCATGATGCTAAAATTATTTAAAGAAAATATCCGAATTGCGTTTGGTTCCATCAAAACACAATTACTGCGTACTATTCTTACCGTTTTAATTATTGCTATTGGTATTACCGCTTTAGTTGGAATTCTTACCGTAGTTTCTGCGTTAGAGAATACTATTTCTACCAATTTTGCTTCAATGGGAGCAAACACTTTCAATATTAATCAATACGAAAATAATGTTCGTAATCGTGGCGGAAAAGAACGTGAAGTGATTAATCCAATTATTTCCTATCCTGAAGCGGTCGCTTTTAAAAACAAATACAAATATCCATTTACAGAAACTTCGCTTTCTTTTACAGCAACTTCAAAAGCAGAAGTAAAATATTTAGACACCAAAACAGATCCAGAGATTACAGTTGTTGGTGTCGATGAACACTTTATAAACAATTCTGGTCTAGAAACGACTTTGGGGCGTTCTTTTAATCAATTTGACATTGAAAATAATACGTATTCCTGTATTGTAGGTTCTGATTTTGAAAAAGGACTTTTGAAAGATGTAAACCCGATAGACAAAATCATTTCCATTCGTGGTGCACGATTTAAAGTTATTGGCGTTTTAAAAGAAAAAGGATCCACTTTTGGAAACAGTCAAGATTTACGTGTCCTCATTCCAATTCAGGTTGCAAGATCATTATTTACGGCTCCAAACATTAATTATACAGTTAGTGTCATGGTTTCAAAAAAAGAACTTTTGGACGAAGCTGTTGATAATGCAACAAGCACCATGAGAAGAGTTCGTAAACTGAGCCCGGTTCGTGATAATAATTTTGGCATTGGGCGAAGCGACGATTTAATCAACCGCATTTTAGGAATTACCAAATATTTGGGCTGGGCAGCCTGGATTATCTCCGTAATTACCATTTTAGGATCTTCTATCGCTTTGATGAATATTATGATTGTTTCGGTTACAGAACGCACCCGTGAAATTGGTGTCCGTAAAGCTTTGGGAGCAAAAAGGTCAACTGTAGCTTTTCAGTTTTTTATCGAAACTTTATTGATTGGACAAATTGGCGGTTTGGTTGGAATCTTTCTTGGAATACTTCTAGGTTTCGGAATAGCAACTGCAATGAGCTTTGTCTTTGTAATTCCTTGGATGGCCATTTTTGCCGCGTTTGCAACTAGTTTCTGTGTAGCGTTGGTTTCTGGTTTATATCCGGCAATTAAGGCTTCTAAATTAGATCCGATTGAGGCGTTGCGTTACGAATAATTGTTTGAAGCAGAAATAATCGGTTCAAAAGAACGACCTGTCCCGCTATCCGTTTCAATCTTTTGTATTGAACCCCAATACAAAAGGATTTCCACTTCTATCGGGGCTAGATTAGACGTTTCATTTTTTCAATAATTTTCTTTTGCTAAACATCTATTGTATTAAAAACAATACTGCTCAAATATACCTACAAGGTTTTGGAAACCTTGCAGGAAATCATACGATCGTTGTCGTAAATATCTTTTCGTAATTCTACATTTTTAAAATCCATATTTTCTAATAAATCGGTCATTTCTTTCCCAAGATATTGATTGATTTCAAAATATAGTTTTCCGGTTCCAAAAAGAGCTTTTCTCGCTAGTTCAGCAATTTTTCGATAGAAAATCAAAGCATCAGTATCCTCTACAAAAAGTGCTAAATGTGGTTCGTAATCCAGAACATTTTTCTTGATTTCTACTTTTTCCAGATTGCGGACATAAGGCGGATTCGAAACAATAACATCAAACTGACATCTTAATTCTTCTTCTCTTAGAATATCCAGCAATACAAAAGTCACATCAACATTATTTCTGACTGCATTTCTTTTAGCCGTTTCAATTGCTTTTTTAGAAACATCAATCGCGACAACTTCTGCATTAGGTATATTTTTAGCCAAAGAAATAGCAATACAACCGCTTCCTGTTCCTATATCCAGGATTTTTATTTTTTTAGATTTCTCTGAACCTGCATTTTCATTAATAATCCATTCCACCAATTCTTCGGTTTCCGGTCTTGGAATTAAAACATTTTCATTTACTTCGAAATCCAAACCGTAAAAATGTGTTTTACCCAGTAAATACTGAATTGGAACTTCTTTCTTTAAATGTTTCACTAATTCATCCCATATAACAAAGTCATTCTCTTCAAATGCCAGTTCATGGTTTAATGCT is a window of Flavobacterium crocinum DNA encoding:
- a CDS encoding ABC transporter permease — protein: MMLKLFKENIRIAFGSIKTQLLRTILTVLIIAIGITALVGILTVVSALENTISTNFASMGANTFNINQYENNVRNRGGKEREVINPIISYPEAVAFKNKYKYPFTETSLSFTATSKAEVKYLDTKTDPEITVVGVDEHFINNSGLETTLGRSFNQFDIENNTYSCIVGSDFEKGLLKDVNPIDKIISIRGARFKVIGVLKEKGSTFGNSQDLRVLIPIQVARSLFTAPNINYTVSVMVSKKELLDEAVDNATSTMRRVRKLSPVRDNNFGIGRSDDLINRILGITKYLGWAAWIISVITILGSSIALMNIMIVSVTERTREIGVRKALGAKRSTVAFQFFIETLLIGQIGGLVGIFLGILLGFGIATAMSFVFVIPWMAIFAAFATSFCVALVSGLYPAIKASKLDPIEALRYE
- the prmC gene encoding peptide chain release factor N(5)-glutamine methyltransferase, producing MKIKQYRTQFIKELSPFYDAYEAESFFYLILEEKHKLRQIDLALNHELAFEENDFVIWDELVKHLKKEVPIQYLLGKTHFYGLDFEVNENVLIPRPETEELVEWIINENAGSEKSKKIKILDIGTGSGCIAISLAKNIPNAEVVAIDVSKKAIETAKRNAVRNNVDVTFVLLDILREEELRCQFDVIVSNPPYVRNLEKVEIKKNVLDYEPHLALFVEDTDALIFYRKIAELARKALFGTGKLYFEINQYLGKEMTDLLENMDFKNVELRKDIYDNDRMISCKVSKTL